In Kocuria turfanensis, a single genomic region encodes these proteins:
- the gltX gene encoding glutamate--tRNA ligase translates to MTEKPATPATASASSPVRVRFCPSPTGTPHVGLIRTALFNWAHARHTGGTMVFRVEDTDTQRDSEESYQQLLEALAWLGIDWDEGVETGGPHAPYRQSQRLDIYRDVAAKLLAHGAVYEAYSTPEEVEARHRAAGRDPKLGYDNYDRDLTEEQVAAYRAEGREPVLRLRMPDEDIVVHDMIRGEIVFRAGSIPDYVVVRANGQPLYTLTNPVDDALMEITHVLRGEDLLSSTPRQIALFRVLVEIGVAQYVPEYGHLPYVMGEGNKKLSKRDPESSLFHLRDSGFVPEGLLNYLALLGWSLSADEDVFTVEQLVAHFDVHDVLANPARFDLKKATAINGTHVRLLEPADFRDRLVPYLQAAGVLGETLTEREAAVLDQAAPLVQERMNLLGEAPELLSFLFAADDEIELADDARKQLKDSAGDVLRAALEALEPLEDWRAPALETALREAIVDGLGIKPRLAFGPVRTAVSGRRISPPLFESLEILGKDSSLARIRALAEQLG, encoded by the coding sequence ATGACCGAAAAGCCCGCCACCCCGGCCACCGCCTCCGCCTCCTCGCCCGTGCGGGTGCGCTTCTGCCCGTCCCCGACCGGCACCCCGCACGTGGGGCTGATCCGCACCGCGCTGTTCAACTGGGCCCACGCCCGCCACACCGGCGGGACCATGGTGTTCCGCGTCGAGGACACCGACACCCAGCGGGACTCCGAGGAGAGCTACCAGCAGCTGCTCGAGGCCCTGGCCTGGCTCGGCATCGACTGGGACGAGGGCGTGGAGACCGGTGGTCCGCACGCCCCCTACCGGCAGTCCCAGCGCCTGGACATCTACCGCGACGTCGCCGCGAAGCTGTTGGCGCACGGGGCCGTCTACGAGGCCTACTCGACCCCGGAGGAGGTCGAGGCCCGGCACCGCGCCGCCGGCCGCGACCCCAAGCTGGGCTACGACAACTACGACCGGGACCTCACCGAGGAGCAGGTCGCGGCCTACCGGGCCGAGGGCCGGGAACCGGTGCTGCGGCTGCGGATGCCGGACGAGGACATCGTGGTCCACGACATGATCCGCGGCGAGATCGTCTTCCGGGCCGGGTCCATCCCGGACTACGTCGTGGTGCGCGCCAACGGCCAGCCGCTGTACACCCTCACCAACCCCGTGGACGACGCCCTGATGGAGATCACCCACGTGCTGCGCGGGGAGGACCTGCTCTCCTCGACGCCGCGCCAGATCGCCCTCTTCCGGGTGCTGGTGGAGATCGGCGTCGCGCAGTACGTGCCCGAGTACGGCCACCTGCCCTACGTCATGGGGGAGGGCAACAAGAAGCTCTCCAAGCGCGACCCCGAGTCCAGCCTGTTCCACCTCAGGGACAGCGGCTTCGTCCCCGAGGGACTGCTCAACTACCTGGCCCTGCTCGGCTGGTCCCTGTCCGCGGACGAGGACGTGTTCACCGTGGAGCAGCTGGTGGCGCACTTCGACGTCCACGACGTCCTGGCGAACCCGGCCCGCTTCGACCTCAAGAAGGCCACCGCCATCAACGGCACGCACGTGCGCCTGCTCGAGCCCGCCGACTTCCGCGACCGCCTCGTCCCCTACCTGCAGGCCGCGGGCGTGCTGGGGGAGACCCTCACCGAGCGGGAGGCCGCCGTCCTCGACCAGGCCGCCCCGCTGGTGCAGGAGCGGATGAACCTGCTCGGGGAGGCCCCCGAGCTGCTGTCCTTCCTGTTCGCCGCCGACGACGAGATCGAGCTCGCCGACGACGCCCGCAAGCAGCTCAAGGACTCCGCCGGCGACGTCCTCCGGGCCGCCCTCGAGGCGCTGGAGCCCCTCGAGGACTGGCGCGCCCCGGCCCTGGAGACCGCGCTGCGCGAGGCGATCGTCGACGGGCTGGGCATCAAGCCCCGCCTCGCGTTCGGACCCGTCCGCACCGCCGTGTCCGGGCGGCGGATCTCCCCGCCGCTGTTCGAGTCCCTGGAGATCCTCGGCAAGGACTCCTCCCTCGCCCGGATCCGCGCCCTCGCCGAGCAGCTCGGCTGA
- a CDS encoding fumarylacetoacetate hydrolase family protein: MRIARFTVDNEIHFGAVQGAPGAETVTVLAGDPFYTGIHPTEQRHELADVRLLAPVIPRSKIVCVGRNYADHAAELGNELPTSPMLFFKPNTSVAGPGDPVTLPPWTEEVSYEAELAVVIGRMCKDVPVERVPEVVFGYTAANDLTGRDVQRTDNQWARAKGFDGACPLGPWIETDLDTSALAVRSRVNGQTRQDGSTRDMVFDVPFLVSYVSQAFTLLPGDVILTGTPAGVGVVDEGDRIEVEVEGIGVLPTVLRR; encoded by the coding sequence ATGCGAATTGCCAGGTTCACCGTCGACAACGAGATCCACTTCGGCGCGGTCCAGGGCGCGCCCGGCGCCGAGACGGTCACCGTCCTCGCGGGCGACCCGTTCTACACCGGGATCCACCCCACGGAGCAGCGCCACGAGCTCGCCGACGTCCGCCTCCTGGCCCCGGTGATCCCGCGCTCCAAGATCGTGTGCGTCGGGCGCAACTACGCCGACCACGCCGCGGAGCTGGGCAACGAGCTGCCCACCTCGCCGATGCTGTTCTTCAAGCCCAACACCTCCGTGGCCGGCCCCGGCGACCCGGTGACCCTGCCCCCGTGGACCGAGGAGGTCTCCTACGAGGCGGAGCTCGCCGTGGTGATCGGGCGGATGTGCAAGGACGTGCCCGTGGAGCGCGTGCCCGAGGTGGTCTTCGGCTACACCGCCGCCAACGACCTCACCGGCCGCGACGTGCAGCGCACCGACAACCAGTGGGCCCGCGCCAAGGGCTTCGACGGCGCCTGCCCGCTGGGCCCCTGGATCGAGACCGACCTCGACACCTCCGCACTGGCCGTGCGCAGCCGCGTCAACGGGCAGACCAGGCAGGACGGCAGCACCCGGGACATGGTCTTCGACGTCCCGTTCCTCGTCTCCTACGTCTCCCAGGCATTCACCCTCCTGCCCGGCGACGTGATCCTCACGGGCACGCCCGCCGGCGTCGGCGTCGTCGACGAGGGCGACCGCATCGAGGTCGAGGTCGAGGGCATCGGCGTCCTGCCCACCGTCCTGCGCCGCTGA
- a CDS encoding branched-chain amino acid aminotransferase: MTTQPTTFAHHLTQDPVPEEVRAAILADPGFGTNFSDHMVKIDWFGDVVAGTGRWSDPRIEPYGPLVLDPAAAVLHYGQEIFEGLKAYRHADGSVWTFRPEANAARLNRSARRLALPELPEAMFLDSLRELVSVDEQWVPDGEGESLYLRPFMIATEAFLGVRPSRQVLYSVIASPAGNYFGGPVKPVDIWLSRDYARAGRGGTGAAKCGGNYAASLVAQIEGEAHGCQQVMFLDRDRGDAVEELGGMNVFFVLGDDTLVTPELTGTILEGVTRTSIIQLARDRGMTVEERRFTLEEWREGWRSGTVTEAFACGTAAVITPIGRLLSAEGTIGDEGARPGTVTMDIRKQLLDIQTGRAEDPHGWLTRLV; this comes from the coding sequence GTGACCACTCAGCCCACCACCTTCGCCCACCACCTGACCCAGGACCCGGTCCCGGAGGAGGTGCGCGCGGCCATCCTCGCCGACCCGGGCTTCGGCACGAACTTCTCGGACCACATGGTGAAGATCGACTGGTTCGGCGACGTCGTCGCGGGCACGGGGCGCTGGAGCGACCCGCGGATCGAGCCGTACGGGCCGCTGGTGCTCGACCCCGCCGCCGCGGTGCTCCACTACGGCCAGGAGATCTTCGAGGGGCTGAAGGCCTACCGGCACGCGGACGGCTCCGTGTGGACGTTCCGGCCCGAGGCCAACGCGGCCCGGCTCAACCGCTCGGCCCGCCGGCTGGCGCTGCCGGAGCTGCCCGAGGCGATGTTCCTGGACTCCCTGCGGGAGCTCGTGTCCGTGGACGAGCAGTGGGTGCCGGACGGGGAGGGCGAGTCCCTGTACCTGCGCCCGTTCATGATCGCCACCGAGGCGTTCCTGGGCGTGCGCCCGTCCCGGCAGGTGCTGTACTCGGTGATCGCCTCCCCGGCCGGCAACTACTTCGGCGGGCCCGTGAAGCCAGTGGACATCTGGCTCTCCCGCGACTACGCCCGCGCCGGGCGCGGCGGCACCGGGGCGGCCAAGTGCGGCGGCAACTACGCGGCCTCGCTGGTCGCCCAGATCGAGGGCGAGGCCCACGGCTGCCAGCAGGTGATGTTCCTGGACCGCGACCGCGGGGACGCCGTCGAGGAGCTGGGCGGGATGAACGTGTTCTTCGTCCTCGGGGACGACACGCTGGTCACCCCCGAGCTCACCGGCACCATCCTGGAGGGGGTCACCCGCACGTCGATCATCCAGCTCGCGCGCGACCGCGGGATGACCGTCGAGGAGCGCCGCTTCACCCTCGAGGAGTGGCGCGAGGGCTGGCGGTCGGGCACGGTCACCGAGGCCTTCGCCTGCGGCACCGCGGCCGTGATCACGCCCATCGGCCGGCTCCTCTCCGCGGAGGGGACCATCGGCGACGAGGGCGCCCGGCCCGGGACCGTCACCATGGACATCCGCAAGCAGCTGCTCGACATCCAGACCGGCCGCGCGGAGGATCCCCACGGCTGGCTCACCCGCCTGGTCTGA
- a CDS encoding 3-isopropylmalate dehydrogenase — translation MSEPTPAAAPAPLRIAVVPGDGIGPEVVAEAERVLDAVTSAVGVRVEKRRFGLGAQHWLETGETLTEQTLEELRAHDAILFGAVGAAPGDRRVPSGIIERDVLLRMRFALDHYVNLRPSRLYPGTTSPLARPGDIDFVVVREGTEGPYAGNGGVLRPGTDAEIATEVSLNTAHGVRRLVRYAFELAARRERRKLTLVHKHNVLVNAGRLYSRLVEEIGAEFPEVAVDYLHVDAATIFLTTDPARFDVIVTDNLFGDILTDLAGAVTGGIGLAPAGNINADRTAPSMFEPVHGSAPDIAGRQLANPVAAILATAMMLEHLGLPEQAARIEAAVQQDLAEHGTEARSTAQVGDGVLAALT, via the coding sequence ATGAGCGAGCCGACTCCCGCAGCAGCCCCCGCCCCCCTGAGGATCGCCGTCGTCCCCGGCGACGGCATCGGCCCGGAGGTGGTGGCCGAGGCGGAGAGGGTCCTCGACGCCGTGACCTCCGCCGTCGGCGTGCGCGTGGAGAAGCGCCGGTTCGGTCTCGGCGCCCAGCACTGGCTGGAGACGGGGGAGACCCTCACCGAGCAGACGCTGGAGGAGCTGCGCGCCCACGACGCCATCCTCTTCGGCGCGGTGGGCGCCGCCCCCGGCGACCGCCGGGTGCCCTCCGGGATCATCGAGCGGGACGTGCTGCTGCGGATGCGCTTCGCCCTGGACCACTACGTGAACCTGCGCCCCTCCCGGCTCTACCCGGGCACCACCAGCCCGCTCGCCCGGCCCGGGGACATCGACTTCGTGGTGGTCCGCGAGGGCACCGAGGGCCCCTACGCCGGCAACGGCGGGGTGCTGCGCCCCGGCACGGACGCCGAGATCGCCACCGAGGTGTCGCTGAACACCGCCCACGGCGTGCGCCGGCTGGTGCGCTACGCCTTCGAGCTGGCCGCCCGGCGCGAGCGCCGGAAGCTCACCCTGGTGCACAAGCACAACGTCCTGGTCAACGCGGGGCGGCTCTACTCCCGGCTGGTCGAGGAGATCGGCGCCGAGTTCCCGGAGGTCGCGGTCGACTACCTGCACGTGGACGCCGCGACCATCTTCCTCACCACCGACCCGGCGCGCTTCGACGTGATCGTCACCGACAACCTCTTCGGCGACATCCTCACCGACCTGGCCGGCGCGGTCACCGGCGGCATCGGCCTGGCCCCGGCGGGCAACATCAACGCGGACCGCACCGCGCCGTCGATGTTCGAGCCCGTGCACGGCTCCGCGCCGGACATCGCCGGACGGCAGCTGGCGAACCCGGTCGCGGCGATCCTGGCCACCGCCATGATGCTCGAGCACCTCGGGCTCCCGGAGCAGGCCGCCCGGATCGAGGCCGCCGTGCAGCAGGACCTCGCCGAGCACGGCACCGAGGCCCGCAGCACCGCCCAGGTGGGCGACGGCGTGCTCGCCGCGCTGACCTGA
- the metG gene encoding methionine--tRNA ligase has protein sequence MTSSDRTPYYITTAIAYPNGTPHIGHAYEVIATDVMARFKRLDGFDVRFLTGTDEHGQKMQQTAEKEGLTARELADRNAARFREMDDALNISYDRFIRTTDPDHYAASAAIWRRMEEAGDIYLGKYAGWYSVRDEAFYAEDETELREDGLRYSVGTGTEVTWTEEESYFFRLSAYQDRLLALYEQQGFVFPETRRNEVASFVRSGLEDLSISRTTFDWGVPVPGDPDHVMYVWVDALTNYLTGVGFPDTDSELFRRYWPAGAHVIGKDIARFHAVYWPAFLMSAGLPLPERVFAHGFLFNQGEKMSKSVGNVIDPHALVAEYGLDQLRFFLLREVPFGQDGSYSHDAIRNRINSDLANDLGNLAQRSLSMVAKNCEGRVPEPGELTAEDRAMLDAAAGLYEPVRAEFDEQQFHRALELIWRVVAETNRYFTAREPWKLRKTDPQRMATVLWVTLEVVRTVGLLVQPVMPEAAGRLLDVLGQAEGDARLFTALGARLVPGTPLPAPAPVFPRYEEPAALQA, from the coding sequence GTGACTTCCTCCGACCGCACCCCGTACTACATCACCACGGCCATCGCGTACCCCAACGGCACCCCGCACATCGGGCACGCCTACGAGGTGATCGCGACCGACGTCATGGCCCGGTTCAAGCGGCTCGACGGCTTCGACGTCCGCTTCCTGACCGGCACCGACGAGCACGGGCAGAAGATGCAGCAGACCGCGGAGAAGGAGGGGCTGACGGCCCGGGAGCTCGCGGACCGCAACGCGGCGCGCTTCCGGGAGATGGACGACGCCCTGAACATCTCCTACGACCGCTTCATCCGCACCACGGACCCCGACCACTACGCCGCCTCGGCGGCCATCTGGCGGCGCATGGAGGAGGCCGGGGACATCTACCTCGGCAAGTACGCCGGCTGGTACTCGGTGCGCGACGAGGCGTTCTACGCCGAGGACGAGACCGAGCTGCGCGAGGACGGGCTGCGCTACTCGGTGGGCACCGGCACGGAGGTCACCTGGACCGAGGAGGAGTCCTACTTCTTCCGGCTCTCCGCCTACCAGGACCGGCTCCTGGCCCTCTACGAGCAGCAGGGCTTCGTGTTCCCGGAGACCCGCCGCAACGAGGTCGCCTCCTTCGTGCGATCGGGCCTGGAGGACCTCTCGATCTCCCGCACCACCTTCGACTGGGGCGTGCCCGTGCCCGGCGACCCGGACCACGTGATGTACGTGTGGGTGGACGCACTGACCAACTACCTCACCGGGGTCGGCTTCCCGGACACCGACTCGGAGCTGTTCCGGCGCTACTGGCCGGCCGGCGCGCACGTGATCGGCAAGGACATCGCCCGCTTCCACGCGGTGTACTGGCCGGCGTTCCTGATGTCGGCCGGGCTGCCCCTGCCCGAGCGGGTCTTCGCCCACGGGTTCCTGTTCAACCAGGGCGAGAAGATGTCCAAGTCCGTGGGCAACGTGATCGACCCGCACGCCCTGGTCGCCGAGTACGGGCTGGACCAGCTGCGCTTCTTCCTGCTGCGCGAGGTGCCCTTCGGCCAGGACGGCAGCTACTCGCACGACGCGATCCGCAACCGCATCAACTCCGACCTCGCCAACGACCTCGGCAACCTGGCCCAGCGCTCGCTGTCGATGGTGGCGAAGAACTGCGAGGGCCGGGTCCCGGAGCCCGGGGAGCTCACCGCCGAGGACCGGGCGATGCTCGACGCCGCGGCCGGCCTCTACGAGCCGGTGCGCGCGGAGTTCGACGAGCAGCAGTTCCACCGGGCCCTGGAGCTGATCTGGCGGGTGGTCGCCGAGACCAACCGCTACTTCACCGCGCGGGAGCCGTGGAAGCTGCGCAAGACCGATCCCCAGCGGATGGCCACGGTGCTGTGGGTGACCCTCGAGGTCGTGCGGACGGTGGGCCTGCTCGTGCAGCCGGTGATGCCGGAGGCGGCCGGCCGGCTGCTCGACGTGCTCGGCCAGGCCGAGGGCGACGCCCGGCTCTTCACCGCCCTGGGCGCGCGGCTGGTCCCCGGCACCCCGCTGCCCGCCCCGGCGCCGGTGTTCCCCCGCTACGAGGAGCCGGCGGCCCTGCAGGCCTGA
- a CDS encoding AIM24 family protein, with the protein MRSELFAQDHFERQSQERWTLQSPRMLRVGLGPDVVATKGAMVAYQGRMGFRHEGSGSLGKLMKKVLTSEDAPMMRVSGEGEVFFARQARNVFTVLLEGEGMTVSSSSLLAFDDTLSWDIRRVGGAGLMAGGLFNLELSGHGVLALCSDGAPMILDCAGQPTYVDPQAAVAWSANLVPGIRNDLSMGSLLRGGSGESFQLAFSGPGFVIVQPSEGVPVVRQG; encoded by the coding sequence GTGCGCAGCGAGCTCTTCGCCCAGGACCACTTCGAACGCCAGAGCCAGGAGCGCTGGACCCTGCAGTCCCCCCGGATGCTGCGGGTGGGCCTGGGCCCGGACGTGGTCGCCACGAAGGGCGCCATGGTCGCCTACCAGGGGCGGATGGGCTTCCGGCACGAGGGCTCGGGCTCGCTCGGCAAGCTCATGAAGAAGGTCCTGACCAGCGAGGACGCACCCATGATGCGCGTCTCGGGCGAGGGCGAGGTCTTCTTCGCCCGGCAGGCGCGCAACGTGTTCACCGTGCTGCTGGAGGGCGAGGGGATGACGGTCAGCAGCTCCTCCCTGCTGGCCTTCGACGACACCCTGTCCTGGGACATCCGGCGCGTGGGCGGGGCCGGGCTGATGGCGGGCGGGCTGTTCAACCTGGAGCTCTCCGGCCACGGGGTGCTCGCCCTGTGCTCCGACGGGGCGCCGATGATCCTGGACTGCGCCGGCCAGCCCACGTACGTGGACCCGCAGGCGGCCGTGGCGTGGTCGGCCAACCTGGTCCCGGGGATCCGGAACGACCTGTCGATGGGCTCCCTGCTGCGCGGCGGCTCCGGCGAGTCCTTCCAGCTGGCCTTCTCCGGCCCCGGCTTCGTCATCGTCCAGCCCTCGGAGGGCGTCCCGGTGGTGCGGCAGGGCTGA
- a CDS encoding CPBP family intramembrane glutamic endopeptidase, with amino-acid sequence MADVGARERSPGRGVRDWTARHQLVAFFALAYAWSWACWAPLLAGAGGTVLLLLGGFGPLVAAWTVQRLAGESLRPWARAIVRWRVPVRWWAWALGLPALLYAVANLVLGALGREIDWSLALDRAPAYLAGFAFVAVLGGGLEEPGWRGFALPRLQHRLGPLRATALLGLLWGVWHVPLYGPLGFVVPFVLAFFYTPLRNRTGSVLLCVLLHASFTPAQDHLVLLAAKPVHTGLLDVVDLVVLGTYAGAALLVVALTRGRLGAERARGRPLSPAAPPGRPPRAGR; translated from the coding sequence ATGGCGGACGTCGGCGCACGCGAGCGGTCGCCCGGCAGGGGTGTGCGGGACTGGACCGCACGCCACCAGCTCGTGGCCTTCTTCGCGCTGGCCTACGCCTGGTCCTGGGCGTGCTGGGCGCCCCTCCTGGCCGGGGCCGGTGGCACGGTCCTGCTCCTGCTCGGCGGCTTCGGGCCGCTGGTGGCGGCCTGGACCGTGCAGCGGCTGGCGGGGGAGTCGCTGCGGCCCTGGGCCCGGGCGATCGTGCGGTGGCGGGTCCCCGTCCGCTGGTGGGCCTGGGCGCTGGGGCTGCCCGCGCTGCTGTACGCCGTCGCCAACCTGGTGCTCGGGGCGCTGGGCCGGGAGATCGACTGGTCCCTGGCCCTCGACCGGGCGCCCGCCTACCTGGCGGGCTTCGCCTTCGTGGCCGTGCTCGGGGGCGGCCTCGAGGAGCCGGGCTGGCGCGGGTTCGCGCTGCCGCGCCTGCAGCATCGGCTGGGGCCGCTGCGCGCCACGGCGCTGCTGGGCCTGCTGTGGGGAGTGTGGCACGTGCCGCTCTACGGGCCGCTGGGCTTCGTGGTGCCCTTCGTCCTGGCGTTCTTCTACACGCCGCTGCGCAACCGCACCGGCAGCGTCCTGCTGTGCGTGCTGCTGCACGCCAGCTTCACCCCCGCCCAGGACCACCTCGTCCTGCTGGCCGCGAAGCCGGTGCACACCGGGCTGCTGGACGTGGTGGACCTCGTCGTGCTCGGCACCTACGCCGGGGCCGCGCTGCTGGTCGTCGCCCTCACCCGGGGGCGCCTGGGCGCTGAGCGCGCCCGGGGCCGGCCGCTCAGCCCTGCCGCACCACCGGGACGCCCTCCGAGGGCTGGACGATGA
- the ilvC gene encoding ketol-acid reductoisomerase codes for MAEIFYDDDADLSIIQDRSVAVIGYGSQGHAHALNLRDSGVDVRIGLAEGSRSRAKAEAEGLRVLTVADAVEEADVIMILTPDQVQRHVYAESIAPNLKDGDALFFAHGFNIRYGYIEAPEGVDVVMVAPKGPGHTVRREFEAGRAVPALVAVEKDASGKALELGLSYAKAIGGTRAGVIKTTFTEETESDLFGEQAVLCGGMSHLVQYGFETLTEAGYQPEIAYFEVLHELKLIVDLMVEGGIAKQRWSISDTAEYGDYVSGPRVINPAVKENMKAVLADIQDGTFAKRFIEDQDQGGPEFKKLREKEEAHPIEVTGRELRKLFAWTSPDADYVEGTAAR; via the coding sequence ATGGCAGAGATCTTCTACGACGACGACGCCGACCTGTCGATCATCCAGGACCGCTCCGTCGCCGTCATCGGCTACGGCTCCCAGGGCCACGCCCACGCGCTGAACCTGCGCGACTCCGGCGTGGACGTCCGGATCGGCCTGGCCGAGGGCTCGAGGTCCCGCGCGAAGGCCGAGGCCGAGGGGCTGCGCGTCCTCACCGTCGCGGACGCCGTCGAGGAAGCCGACGTCATCATGATCCTCACCCCGGACCAGGTCCAGCGCCACGTCTACGCGGAGTCGATCGCCCCGAACCTGAAGGACGGCGACGCCCTGTTCTTCGCCCACGGCTTCAACATCCGCTACGGCTACATCGAGGCCCCCGAGGGCGTCGACGTCGTGATGGTCGCCCCCAAGGGCCCCGGGCACACCGTGCGCCGGGAGTTCGAGGCCGGCCGCGCCGTCCCCGCCCTCGTGGCCGTCGAGAAGGACGCCTCCGGCAAGGCCCTCGAGCTGGGCCTGTCCTACGCCAAGGCCATCGGCGGCACCCGCGCCGGCGTCATCAAGACCACCTTCACCGAGGAGACCGAGTCCGACCTCTTCGGCGAGCAGGCCGTGCTGTGCGGCGGCATGTCCCACCTCGTCCAGTACGGGTTCGAGACCCTCACCGAGGCCGGCTACCAGCCGGAGATCGCCTACTTCGAGGTCCTCCACGAGCTCAAGCTGATCGTGGACCTCATGGTGGAGGGCGGCATCGCCAAGCAGCGCTGGTCCATCTCCGACACCGCCGAGTACGGCGACTACGTCTCCGGCCCCCGCGTGATCAACCCCGCGGTCAAGGAGAACATGAAGGCCGTGCTCGCCGACATCCAGGACGGCACCTTCGCCAAGCGCTTCATCGAGGACCAGGACCAGGGCGGCCCCGAGTTCAAGAAGCTGCGCGAGAAGGAGGAGGCCCACCCGATCGAGGTCACCGGCCGCGAGCTGCGCAAGCTCTTCGCCTGGACCTCCCCGGACGCCGACTACGTGGAGGGCACCGCGGCCCGCTGA
- the ilvN gene encoding acetolactate synthase small subunit, giving the protein MSRHTLSVLVEDKPGVLTRVAGLFARRAFNIDSLAVGPTELDGVSRITVVVDAEGELLEQVTKQLNKLINVIKIVELTTDSSVQRDHIMVKVRADAATRLQVTQAADLFRATVVDVSTESLVIEATGAPDKLRALLDILEPFGVREIVRAGTLALGRGPKSMSDRALRH; this is encoded by the coding sequence ATGAGCCGACACACCCTCTCCGTGCTGGTCGAGGACAAGCCCGGGGTGCTCACCCGCGTGGCCGGGCTGTTCGCCCGCCGCGCCTTCAACATCGACTCGCTCGCCGTGGGACCCACGGAGCTCGACGGCGTCTCCCGCATCACCGTGGTGGTGGACGCCGAGGGCGAGCTGCTCGAGCAGGTGACGAAGCAGCTGAACAAGCTGATCAACGTCATCAAGATCGTCGAGCTCACCACCGACTCGTCGGTGCAGCGTGACCACATCATGGTCAAGGTGCGCGCCGACGCCGCGACCCGTCTGCAGGTCACCCAAGCCGCAGACCTGTTCCGGGCCACCGTTGTCGACGTCTCCACCGAGTCGCTCGTCATCGAGGCCACCGGCGCCCCGGACAAGCTCCGGGCGCTGCTCGACATCCTGGAGCCCTTCGGCGTCCGGGAGATCGTCCGGGCCGGTACGCTGGCCCTCGGACGTGGTCCCAAGTCGATGAGCGACCGCGCCCTGCGCCACTGA